The DNA region ACAACCTCGGGGCGTTGCCACCCAGCCGCCGGGAAGTCGAGTTGCTGATGACCGGAGCGGATCCGGCGCAGCTGCAGGATGCGGCCATCGCGTTGTGCACCAAGACGTTCGGTGAGCTCGGCGCCCATCCGGTGCCCGGCGTGCTGACGTATGTCAGCCACGGCACGGACGCGGATGCCCGGGGTGTGCTCGCCGGGTTCGGACTGACCGGGGAGATCGAACGCACTCCGAGCGGCGACGGCTGGGACATCGTGGAGGTGACCCTGCGCAAGACCGATCTGGAGCGGGTGCCGGAGAGCAGGATTCACACCGCACTGGAGGCGTCGCTGAACTGCGACGTACGCATCCGCACGGTTTGACGGCACCGCGGCGCTCATGCCTGTTCCAGGAAATCCAGGATCGCCGGTGCCGCCTGTACCCAGGTGTCGAACAGGCAGAAGTCCTTGCCGCCGCTCCGGGCCATCTGCTCCCCGGCGCGTTCCCAGGCGTCCTCGGGCCACGGCGGGTCGATCAGTTGGGAACCCTTGATCAGGCAGTGGACTTCCATTGCCGTGCGCTTCGGATGGTCCCAATCGTTCTCCCCGCCCCGGATGATCAGCGTCGGCACGGTGATGTTGTCGAACATGTCGTCGGTCACGCCCGGGATGGTCTGGCCCGGCTTGGGAACATAGGCATTGAGCCAGCGCAGCATCACTTTGAGGAACGCGTCGGGATCCAGCGCCCGCAACCGCTGTTCGTTGGCGGGGTTCTGCGCGATGCGCTCGCGCCATTCCGGCACCTTCAGCAGGCCCTCGATGCCCAGACCGCGCACCGCCAGGATGCTCGGGACAACGTAGTGACCGCCGAGCACGAATGAGCCGTACACCCCGCCGACGATGTTCCACACCACGAGCTTTCGGACCAACTCGGGGTAGAGCATGGTGGTCAGCATCGAATCCCGGGCCCCGCCGGACCCGCCGGCGATGATGCACGGACCGATGTCGAGCTTGGTGATCAACTGCGCCAACGTGTCGGCGCGCATGTGGGATTCGCTCTGTCCGTAGAATTGCACCTCGGACTTGCCGCAGTTGGGCCGGTCCCACAGCAGAACCCGGTAACCACCCTCGACCAGTGCCTCGGCCAGCGGTCGGAGCCCGGGGATGTCCTTGCTGAACCGCCCGCCGGGGGTCATGGCGATGAAATCGCCTTCGTTGCCCAGGATCTCGTATACGACGGCGCCGCCGTTGACCTCGATGACGTCTTCGTCCGCGTTGAGCACAGTGCTGGTAGACATGAGTGTTCTCAGGTGTCCTTAGGCTTGTACGAGCACGTCGTTGCCGACGACTCGGACGGGATAGGTGCGGATGCTCCACTCCGGTTTGACCGCGGTGGTGCCGGTGGCGAGTTCGAAACCCCATTGGTGCCAAGGGCAATAGATGAACTCCAAGTCGCGGACCATCACCGAGTCACCGGGGGCGTTCTCATCGACGATGTTGCGGCCGCGCGCGCGGCCCGAGCACAGCGGTCCGCCCTCGTGGGGGCAGTAGTTGGCGATCGCGTAGAACGTTCCGTTGACGTTGTACACCCCGACGCCGTGCCGCCCGATGGGAACGAGCTTGTGCGTGCCGGAAGGGATTTCGTCGACCGTCGCGACGACATGCTCGCGTCCCTGGGCGAGTCGCGGGGTCTTGGGATCCAGTTTCGCCTGGGGTTTGGCTTCTGGTGCGCTTTCGGCCATGGCGTCAGAACACTCGAGTCTGGCCCTCGAGGGCCGGGACGGTGTCGGGGAGCTTGTAGGTTTCGATGCCGTTGCGGAACATGATGGCGTCGCGGGCGTGTTCGGGGAGGTGTTTGACCAGCCAGCGGGGGTCATCGAAGGTCCAGTGCGGGTAGTCACTGGAGTACAGCAGGATCTTTTCGCATTCCATCCACTCGAACGCGCGGGTCAGCTCGGTCTTGTCTTCCGGGTAGTCCAGCGGTTGGGTGGTGAATTTGATGTGGTCCTTGACGTATTCGCTGGGTTTGCGCTTGATGTCCAGCCACTGTTTGCGGGCCTCATAGATGGCGTCCATGCGCCACATCAGCGGCAGGATCCAGGTGAAGGCGTGTTCGACGAACACGATCCGCAGGGTCGGGAAGCGGTCGAAGACGCCGTCGAAGATCAGGCTCATCACCTGATTGGCCGCCAGCAGCGAGTAGCTGACCATGAAGTCGTGGTTGTAGCTCGGAAAACCGACCGGCGGGATCGGCAGCGTCTCGAACTGACCGCGGGACAGGTGGCACGACACGGTGATGTCGTGTTTGGTGGCTGCGGCCCACACCGGGTCGTACATCGGGTCACCCCACGAAGGGCGCGGTTCCGCCTTGATCAACACCTGAACCATGTAGGGGTGCTCGGCCCACTTCTCGATCTCGGCGACCGCACCCTTCGGGTCCTCGATGGCCACGCAGATCGATCCGCGCCAGCGTTCGTGCCAGTTGTTGTGGGGGTCGAGCCAGTGGTTGGCCAGCCACAGGTTGGTGGCGGTGCAGAACGCCGAGGTGGCCTCCGGCAGCCGCATCTCGCCGTGCGTCGGCTCCAGAATCGCGATGTCGGAGCCGGCATCGAGGATCAGCTGTTTGAGGGCCAGATCCGGATCGCTGCACGCGAATTCGCCGTCGGGCGGGAAGGCGTCCACGCGCATGGCATAGGAGTGCGCGTAGTCGGGCGCGTCGTAGAAGATGGACTCGCCGACCCGGTGGCTCTTGAAGTACTTGCTGCGCCACGGTTCGGGGATGTAGTCGATCATCTCGCCGCGGCGGGGCATCGGATGCACGTCGGAGTCCACGCAGCGCACCGGCACACGCTCGACCGGGGTGGTCCGTTCGGTGGCGCGGGTGGCCGCGATGTCTGGTCCCGTGATTGTCATGAGATGTCTCTTTCCTTACTGGGCGATCAGGCCGG from Mycolicibacterium sp. MU0053 includes:
- a CDS encoding alpha/beta fold hydrolase, with translation MSTSTVLNADEDVIEVNGGAVVYEILGNEGDFIAMTPGGRFSKDIPGLRPLAEALVEGGYRVLLWDRPNCGKSEVQFYGQSESHMRADTLAQLITKLDIGPCIIAGGSGGARDSMLTTMLYPELVRKLVVWNIVGGVYGSFVLGGHYVVPSILAVRGLGIEGLLKVPEWRERIAQNPANEQRLRALDPDAFLKVMLRWLNAYVPKPGQTIPGVTDDMFDNITVPTLIIRGGENDWDHPKRTAMEVHCLIKGSQLIDPPWPEDAWERAGEQMARSGGKDFCLFDTWVQAAPAILDFLEQA
- a CDS encoding Rieske (2Fe-2S) protein → MAESAPEAKPQAKLDPKTPRLAQGREHVVATVDEIPSGTHKLVPIGRHGVGVYNVNGTFYAIANYCPHEGGPLCSGRARGRNIVDENAPGDSVMVRDLEFIYCPWHQWGFELATGTTAVKPEWSIRTYPVRVVGNDVLVQA
- a CDS encoding amidohydrolase family protein; protein product: MTITGPDIAATRATERTTPVERVPVRCVDSDVHPMPRRGEMIDYIPEPWRSKYFKSHRVGESIFYDAPDYAHSYAMRVDAFPPDGEFACSDPDLALKQLILDAGSDIAILEPTHGEMRLPEATSAFCTATNLWLANHWLDPHNNWHERWRGSICVAIEDPKGAVAEIEKWAEHPYMVQVLIKAEPRPSWGDPMYDPVWAAATKHDITVSCHLSRGQFETLPIPPVGFPSYNHDFMVSYSLLAANQVMSLIFDGVFDRFPTLRIVFVEHAFTWILPLMWRMDAIYEARKQWLDIKRKPSEYVKDHIKFTTQPLDYPEDKTELTRAFEWMECEKILLYSSDYPHWTFDDPRWLVKHLPEHARDAIMFRNGIETYKLPDTVPALEGQTRVF